From a region of the Equus przewalskii isolate Varuska chromosome 2, EquPr2, whole genome shotgun sequence genome:
- the DEFB136 gene encoding defensin beta 136 produces MRLCLSGLFFLLVISLPSGHCLFGVDGVEIRTCKAIKGRCFFGCKPGWQWVAYCHNVMSCCKEMKINKPPQALLP; encoded by the exons ATGAGGCTCTGTCTCTCTGGGTTATTCTTCCTCCTGGTGATCTCACTGCCTTCAG ggCATTGTTTGTTTGGAGTTGATGGAGTAGAAATTCGTACTTGCAAGGCAATTAAGGGCAGATGTTTTTTCGGTTGTAAACCGGGGTGGCAATGGGTGGCATACTGTCACAACGTAATGTCTTGttgcaaagaaatgaagataaataagCCCCCCCAAGCCCTACTACCCTGA